The following are encoded together in the Lathyrus oleraceus cultivar Zhongwan6 chromosome 3, CAAS_Psat_ZW6_1.0, whole genome shotgun sequence genome:
- the LOC127129478 gene encoding uncharacterized protein LOC127129478, with the protein MARQSDTSSYTTMSDSHSTESHHPTREDPVVDAATSSHARRPKETVTGFSSEIALDEHTREGSRYVHNSIATIVTQILSGNRDVPGVSLPLNTIIPDIAACQDKAVVLRKNVTDNVEQPDAHEGSKVEKPSGKVRSEKANVTQSVEDNPRAETINVEELSDNELLATVVPRIAKRVRTRREKKVVELKSPSKEVGVTNPQKQPESESTHKRKSYGPTKAWSKEVPKKLKTKAVAVESESDAPCDVTASMSRKKPSSKECADGRSKEFRKVYVRGKCVTFSPSVINQYLGRADEEQPELEVTDNTVCQVITAKQVRMWPLKGKLVASQLSVKYAMLHKVGAANWVPTNHKSTVSVALGKSIYAVGTKARVNYGAYIFDQTMKHAGSFSHVPDIVLTSGETSKAGNQPDKADVITVLKETCKELGARKHALEQLILQLESTAEDTDGAEGQMAEEEEEASSEEQDDEEADDEAED; encoded by the exons ATGGCTCGTCAATCCGACACCTCCTCGTACACCACCATGTCTGATTCTCACAGCACCGAGTCTCACCACCCTACCCGGGAGGATCCAGTTGTGGACGCAgcaacttcgtcccatgcaagaagacctaaggaaacGGTCACCGGGTTTTCATCAGAAATCGCTCTTGATGAACACACAAGGGAAGGGTCAAGGTATGTACATAACTCCATTGCAACTATCGTCACTCAGATACTATCTGGCAATCGAGATGTTCCTGGGGTTTCTCTTCCCTTGAACACAATCATTCCTGACATTGCTGCATGTCAAGATAAAGCTGTTGTGTTGAGGAAAAATGTCACTGACAATGTTGAGCAACCAGATGCTCATGAGGGATCAAAGGTTGAAAAACCCTCAGGCAAGGTGAGAAGTGAGAAGGCCAATGTTACTCAAAGTGTTGAGGATAATCCTAGGGCTGAGACGATTAACGTGGAAGAGCTCTCAGACAATGAACTTCTGGCTACAGTTGTCCCTAGGATAGCCAAGAGAGTCAGGACCAGAAGGGAGAAAAAGGTTGTGGAGCTGAAGTCCCCCTCCAAGGAGGTTGGTGTAACAAATCCTCAAAAGCAACCAGAGTCAGAGAGTACACACAAGAGGAAAAGCTATGGTCCTACAAaagcttggagcaaagaggtgcctaAGAAGTTGAAGACCAAAGCTGTGGCGGTTGAGTCTGAATCTGATGCCCCATGTGATGTCACAGcatccatgtccaggaagaaACCCTCTTCCA aggagtgtgctgatgggaGATCCAAGGAATTTcgaaaggtctatgtgcgtggaAAATGTGTGACCTTTTCCCCCTCTGTGATAAATCAGTATCTGGGAAGAGCGGATGAAGAGCAACctgagcttgaagtgactgacaatacagtctgtcaagtcatcacagcCAAGCAAGTCCGAATgtggcctctcaaagggaagctaGTAGCCAGCCAACTAAGTGTCAAGTATGCAatgctacacaaagttggagcagcCAACTGGGTCCCCActaaccacaagtcaactgtgtctgtggcATTAGGGAAGTCCATCTATGCAGTGGGAACCAAGGCAAGGGTGAACTATGGTGCTTACATATTTGATCAGACAATGAAGCATGCTGGGAGCTTTAGT catgtccctgacattgtcttGACATCGGGAGAGACTTCCAAAGCTGGCAACCAACCAGACAAAGCTGATGTTATTACAGTTCTCAAAGAGACCTGCAAAGAGCTGGGAGCTAGAAAGCATGCACTGGAACAGCTCATCTTGCAGCTGGAGTCTACTGCTGAGGACACGGATGGAGCTGAAGGGCAAATGGCTGAGGAGGAGGAAGAGGCCAGCTCTGAAGAACAGGATGatgaggaggctgatgatgaggctgaggattAA